The Caballeronia sp. SL2Y3 genome includes a window with the following:
- the pcaC gene encoding 4-carboxymuconolactone decarboxylase produces MTDDERYEAGMQVRRAVLSDAHVDRSLANRTDLTTEFQNFITRYAWGEIWTREGLPRHTRSLITIAMMVALNRSEELALHLRAAKNNGVTQDEIKEVLMQTAVYCGVPAANSAFHLAQKIFEEEARSGGQ; encoded by the coding sequence ATGACCGACGACGAACGCTACGAAGCGGGCATGCAAGTGCGCCGCGCGGTGCTGTCCGACGCGCACGTGGACCGCTCGCTCGCCAACCGCACGGACCTCACGACCGAGTTCCAGAACTTCATCACGCGTTATGCATGGGGCGAGATCTGGACGCGCGAAGGCTTGCCGCGCCACACGCGCAGTCTCATCACCATCGCGATGATGGTGGCGCTCAACCGCAGCGAAGAACTCGCGCTGCACCTGCGCGCCGCGAAGAACAACGGCGTGACGCAGGACGAGATCAAGGAAGTGCTGATGCAGACCGCGGTCTATTGCGGCGTGCCTGCGGCGAATTCGGCGTTCCACCTCGCGCAGAAGATTTTCGAGGAAGAAGCGCGGTCGGGCGGGCAGTAG
- a CDS encoding DUF3443 domain-containing protein codes for MTIRTLCRLPVIAVCLLLHACGGGGSGNTTTASPAAPAPSAASTPAPASAPVAASPPSAASNVVVQSVTPNVQPIQVTRISTGTRNMLQTSVTLCVPGTNKCQTIDNIQVDTGSQGLRVLASALDPSIALPLVAGKTSSAGSSVVAECAVFGSGYTWGAVRQADVRLAGQVASAISVQLIADSAVPAAATDCSQSGLPMLTASNLRGNGILGVGPFTADCGAGCAASAMPRWYYDCTSSACSATTVAVAQQVTNPVARFATDNNGVLIELPAVPPEGASTVAGTMTFGIGSQANNLLGSATVLKSNSITGYVSTNFGGSDYGSSFIDSGSNGLFFPSTTLPSCGAWYCPATTQSLNATLSSATGASAAVSFSVASSTTLLSSSNNAFSNLAGPASGYFDWGLPFFYGRRVFTALEGRATPAGNGPYYAF; via the coding sequence ATGACCATCCGCACGCTTTGCCGCCTGCCCGTGATCGCCGTCTGCCTGCTGCTTCACGCTTGTGGCGGCGGCGGCTCGGGAAACACGACGACCGCTTCGCCAGCCGCGCCGGCACCATCGGCAGCAAGCACGCCCGCCCCGGCCAGCGCGCCGGTTGCCGCTAGCCCGCCGAGCGCCGCGAGCAACGTCGTCGTTCAGTCTGTGACGCCCAACGTGCAGCCCATTCAAGTCACGCGCATTTCCACCGGCACGCGCAACATGCTGCAAACGAGCGTCACCCTCTGCGTACCCGGCACGAACAAGTGCCAGACCATCGACAACATTCAGGTGGATACCGGCTCGCAAGGCTTGCGCGTGCTCGCGTCCGCGCTCGATCCGTCGATTGCGTTGCCTCTCGTGGCGGGCAAGACGAGCAGCGCGGGCAGTTCAGTCGTCGCGGAATGCGCGGTGTTCGGCTCCGGTTATACGTGGGGCGCGGTGCGCCAGGCCGATGTACGGCTTGCCGGCCAGGTGGCGAGCGCGATCTCCGTTCAGCTGATCGCCGATTCCGCCGTGCCCGCCGCCGCCACGGATTGCAGTCAGTCCGGTCTGCCGATGCTCACCGCGTCGAACCTGCGCGGCAACGGCATTCTGGGCGTCGGGCCGTTCACCGCCGATTGCGGCGCCGGTTGCGCTGCGTCCGCGATGCCGCGCTGGTACTACGACTGCACGTCGAGCGCGTGTTCCGCCACCACGGTCGCCGTCGCGCAGCAAGTGACGAATCCGGTCGCACGCTTCGCCACGGACAACAACGGCGTGCTGATCGAATTGCCGGCCGTGCCGCCCGAAGGCGCGTCCACGGTCGCGGGAACGATGACCTTCGGCATCGGATCGCAGGCGAACAATCTGTTGGGCTCGGCGACGGTGCTCAAGTCCAACTCCATCACAGGCTACGTCTCGACGAACTTCGGCGGCAGCGACTACGGCTCGAGCTTCATCGACAGCGGATCGAACGGCCTCTTCTTCCCTTCGACCACACTTCCGTCCTGCGGCGCGTGGTACTGCCCGGCCACGACGCAATCGCTGAACGCGACGCTCAGTTCCGCGACCGGCGCGTCGGCCGCCGTGTCGTTTTCCGTCGCCAGTTCGACGACGCTCCTGTCGAGCAGCAATAACGCGTTCAGCAATCTGGCGGGGCCGGCGAGCGGCTACTTCGACTGGGGCCTGCCGTTCTTCTACGGCCGACGCGTGTTCACCGCGCTCGAAGGCCGCGCGACGCCAGCGGGCAACGGACCGTACTACGCGTTCTAG
- a CDS encoding 3-oxoacid CoA-transferase subunit B produces MKKLTRDEMAKRVAADIPEGAYVNLGIGVPTLVANHLAADREIFLHSENGLLGMGPAPAKGEEDDELINAGKQHVTLLTGGAFFHHADSFAMMRGGHLDFCVLGAFQVSAKGDLANWHTGAPDAIPAVGGAMDLAIGAKQVYVMMELLTKQGESKLVAECSYPVTGVQCVDRVYTDLAVFDVTPDGFVVREIVDGLSFEELQKLANVPLQYAPISEAA; encoded by the coding sequence ATGAAGAAACTGACTCGTGACGAAATGGCCAAGCGCGTGGCCGCGGACATTCCCGAAGGCGCATATGTGAATCTGGGCATCGGCGTGCCGACGCTCGTGGCCAATCATCTCGCGGCCGATCGCGAAATCTTCCTGCACAGCGAGAACGGACTGCTCGGCATGGGACCGGCGCCGGCGAAAGGCGAAGAGGACGACGAACTCATCAACGCCGGCAAGCAGCACGTCACGCTGCTGACGGGCGGCGCGTTCTTCCATCACGCGGATTCGTTCGCGATGATGCGCGGCGGCCATCTCGATTTCTGCGTACTGGGCGCGTTCCAGGTGTCGGCGAAAGGCGATCTGGCGAACTGGCACACCGGCGCGCCCGACGCGATTCCGGCTGTCGGCGGCGCGATGGACCTCGCCATCGGAGCCAAGCAGGTTTACGTGATGATGGAACTGCTCACGAAGCAGGGCGAAAGCAAGCTCGTCGCCGAGTGTTCCTATCCGGTGACGGGCGTGCAGTGCGTCGACCGCGTCTACACGGACCTCGCCGTGTTCGACGTGACGCCGGACGGCTTCGTCGTGCGCGAGATCGTCGACGGTCTGTCGTTCGAGGAATTGCAGAAGCTGGCCAACGTGCCGCTTCAGTACGCGCCCATTTCCGAGGCAGCCTGA
- a CDS encoding putative quinol monooxygenase encodes MSEVAVVAIFIAKPGKEEELRQVLEANVEPTRQERGALQYDLHRDIKEPRRFIFVERWESEAALADHGQTAHIQAFRAKAPELYEHGEVHVASKLL; translated from the coding sequence ATGTCAGAAGTCGCCGTGGTCGCCATTTTTATCGCCAAGCCGGGAAAAGAAGAAGAGTTGCGGCAAGTGCTGGAAGCCAACGTCGAACCGACGCGCCAGGAACGCGGCGCGCTTCAGTACGATCTGCATCGCGACATCAAGGAGCCGCGCCGCTTTATCTTCGTCGAACGTTGGGAAAGCGAAGCCGCGCTCGCAGACCACGGCCAGACCGCGCACATTCAGGCGTTCAGGGCCAAGGCTCCCGAACTCTATGAACACGGCGAAGTGCACGTCGCGAGCAAGCTGCTCTGA
- a CDS encoding DUF2844 domain-containing protein, producing the protein MRNIRCPQYLAAACIALGVSTLCHAQLGATKRASDAADGPVVHRAQSGLATYRETTDPHGIVLREYVDAAGTVYAVSWRGPAMPNVEALLGAYFSRFREGASATAGDAGLHTARVSDADLRVENRTRLREFSGRAWLMSALPAGVSAADIQ; encoded by the coding sequence ATGCGAAACATAAGATGTCCTCAGTACCTTGCCGCCGCCTGCATCGCGCTCGGCGTCAGCACGCTGTGCCATGCGCAACTCGGCGCGACCAAGCGCGCGTCGGACGCAGCGGACGGCCCGGTAGTCCACCGGGCACAGAGCGGGCTCGCGACCTACCGCGAGACGACAGATCCGCACGGCATCGTGCTGCGCGAATACGTCGATGCGGCCGGCACCGTGTACGCCGTCTCGTGGCGCGGACCGGCGATGCCGAACGTCGAGGCGTTGCTCGGCGCTTACTTCTCGCGCTTTCGGGAAGGCGCAAGCGCCACGGCGGGCGATGCCGGGCTGCACACGGCCCGCGTGTCGGACGCGGATCTGAGAGTCGAGAATCGGACGCGCCTGCGGGAATTCAGCGGGCGCGCGTGGCTCATGAGCGCGTTGCCGGCGGGCGTATCGGCAGCGGATATCCAATAA
- a CDS encoding 3-oxoacid CoA-transferase subunit A, with product MINKIFESLASAVADVHDGATIMIGGFGTAGMPSELIDALIEQGARELTIVNNNAGNGDTGLAALLKAKRVRKIICSFPRQTDSHVFDALYRAGEIELELVPQGNLAERIRAAGAGIGGFFTPTGYGTKLAEGKETREIDGKHYVLESPLHADFALVKAFKGDRWGNLVYRKTARNFGPIMASAAKTAIVQVSKVVPLGELDPEHIVTPGIFVQRVVEVPQAVHAAELAAEAA from the coding sequence ATGATCAACAAGATTTTCGAATCGCTCGCGTCCGCGGTGGCGGATGTTCACGACGGAGCGACCATCATGATCGGCGGATTCGGCACGGCGGGCATGCCGTCCGAACTGATCGACGCGCTCATCGAGCAGGGCGCGCGCGAGCTGACCATCGTGAACAACAACGCGGGCAACGGCGATACCGGGCTCGCCGCGCTCCTGAAGGCAAAGCGCGTGCGCAAGATCATTTGCTCGTTTCCGCGGCAGACGGATTCGCACGTCTTCGACGCCCTCTACCGCGCGGGCGAGATCGAACTGGAACTCGTGCCGCAGGGCAATCTCGCGGAGCGCATTCGCGCGGCGGGCGCGGGCATCGGCGGCTTTTTCACGCCAACCGGCTACGGCACGAAACTCGCGGAAGGCAAGGAAACGCGCGAGATCGACGGCAAGCATTACGTGCTCGAATCGCCGCTGCACGCGGACTTCGCGCTGGTGAAGGCGTTCAAGGGCGACCGCTGGGGCAATCTGGTCTATCGTAAGACGGCGCGCAACTTCGGGCCGATCATGGCGAGCGCCGCGAAGACGGCCATCGTGCAGGTCTCGAAGGTCGTGCCGCTCGGCGAACTGGACCCGGAACACATCGTGACGCCCGGCATCTTCGTGCAGCGCGTCGTGGAAGTGCCGCAAGCGGTGCATGCCGCCGAACTCGCCGCCGAAGCCGCATAA
- the pcaD gene encoding 3-oxoadipate enol-lactonase, translating into MPFADINQTRIHYRIDAAAGNDAPWLVLSNSLGADVSMWTPQIEAFAKHYRVLRYDTRGHGHSDVPAGPYTVDQLIGDVVALMDHVGIERANYCGLSMGGLTGIGLAARHPERFSRVVLSNTAAKIGSDAVWTPRAAKARETGGMAALTDSVIARWFTAPFIERERLVLANIRDVFRHTSGDGYASNCEAIRDADLREEAKTIALPVLVIAGTHDLSTTAEQGRELAGAIGGSRYVELDAAHLSNIEKHDAYTHAVLDFLGEQQ; encoded by the coding sequence ATGCCTTTTGCCGATATCAACCAAACCCGGATTCACTACCGGATCGACGCCGCCGCCGGCAACGACGCGCCGTGGCTCGTGCTCTCGAATTCGCTCGGCGCGGACGTGTCGATGTGGACGCCGCAGATCGAGGCGTTCGCGAAGCACTACCGCGTGCTGCGCTACGACACGCGCGGTCACGGCCATTCGGACGTGCCGGCCGGCCCGTACACCGTCGATCAACTGATCGGCGATGTCGTCGCGCTGATGGACCATGTGGGCATCGAGCGCGCGAACTACTGCGGCCTTTCGATGGGCGGCCTGACCGGCATCGGGCTCGCCGCGCGTCATCCCGAGCGCTTCTCGCGCGTGGTGCTGTCGAACACGGCCGCGAAGATCGGATCGGACGCCGTGTGGACGCCGCGCGCCGCGAAAGCGCGCGAGACGGGCGGCATGGCCGCGCTCACCGATAGCGTCATCGCGCGCTGGTTCACCGCGCCGTTCATCGAGCGTGAGCGGCTCGTGCTCGCCAATATCCGCGACGTGTTCCGCCACACCTCAGGCGACGGCTACGCGTCCAACTGCGAGGCGATCCGCGACGCAGACCTTCGCGAAGAAGCGAAGACCATCGCGCTGCCCGTGCTCGTGATCGCGGGCACGCACGACCTGTCGACGACGGCCGAGCAGGGCCGCGAACTCGCGGGCGCCATCGGCGGATCGCGCTACGTCGAACTGGATGCCGCGCATCTGTCGAACATCGAGAAGCACGACGCCTACACGCACGCCGTGCTCGACTTCCTCGGAGAACAGCAATGA
- the bamC gene encoding outer membrane protein assembly factor BamC, whose amino-acid sequence MTDFRVTKRMAALFAVAGIVAGCGTSSPTAINYKSDQRSKQSSLAVPPNLLDEAVDQRSLPPQGGQASLSDLQQVQKVAPNAPTVVPPVSGMHIQRDGAERWLVIDNKSPDQVWPQIRRFWQEQGFLLVVDSRDKGVMETDWNETHPQISDGLIRDTLAKATGNSYVTAERNKYRTRLEAGSNGGTYVFISQKGMREALTGVNNDTSQWQARPNDPALENEYLKRLMSSLAIADSRQAAGVAGAGDTAASANAQPAKGGDNKAAATAAQNVANAGNSPIRNETVPRAESAQLTLPEAYDRAWLRVGIALDRANFTVDDRDRARGVYFVRYADPNDKSAREQGFWSQVFHGRKEIAVKQYQVNVRAITEGETRVAIVDDKGQVDSSPQARQIMALLADQIS is encoded by the coding sequence ATGACAGATTTTCGTGTAACCAAGCGGATGGCTGCGCTTTTCGCGGTGGCCGGAATCGTGGCGGGTTGCGGCACCTCATCGCCCACCGCGATCAACTACAAGAGCGATCAACGCTCGAAGCAATCGTCGCTCGCCGTTCCGCCGAACCTTCTCGACGAAGCGGTCGACCAGCGTTCGTTGCCGCCGCAAGGCGGGCAGGCGTCGCTCTCGGATCTTCAGCAGGTTCAGAAAGTCGCGCCGAACGCGCCCACCGTGGTGCCGCCGGTTTCGGGCATGCATATCCAGCGCGACGGCGCGGAGCGCTGGCTCGTCATCGACAACAAATCGCCCGATCAGGTCTGGCCGCAGATCCGCCGCTTCTGGCAGGAGCAGGGCTTCCTGCTCGTCGTCGATTCGCGCGACAAGGGCGTGATGGAAACCGACTGGAACGAAACGCATCCGCAGATTTCGGACGGCCTTATCCGCGACACGCTCGCGAAGGCCACCGGCAATTCGTATGTGACGGCCGAGCGCAACAAGTACCGCACGCGTCTGGAAGCGGGATCGAACGGCGGCACCTACGTGTTCATCAGCCAGAAGGGCATGCGTGAGGCGCTGACCGGCGTCAACAACGACACAAGCCAGTGGCAGGCGCGTCCGAACGATCCGGCGCTCGAAAACGAATACCTGAAGCGGCTGATGTCGTCGCTGGCAATCGCTGACTCTCGCCAGGCGGCGGGTGTCGCGGGCGCAGGCGACACGGCCGCATCCGCGAACGCGCAGCCCGCGAAGGGCGGCGATAACAAGGCGGCCGCCACGGCCGCGCAGAACGTCGCGAACGCCGGCAATAGCCCGATTCGCAATGAGACGGTGCCGCGGGCCGAGTCCGCGCAACTCACGTTGCCCGAAGCGTACGACCGCGCGTGGCTGCGCGTGGGCATTGCGCTCGACCGTGCAAACTTCACGGTGGACGACCGGGACCGGGCGCGCGGCGTCTACTTCGTGCGTTATGCCGACCCGAACGACAAGTCGGCCCGCGAGCAAGGGTTCTGGAGCCAGGTTTTCCACGGCCGCAAGGAAATCGCCGTGAAGCAGTATCAGGTCAACGTGCGCGCCATTACCGAAGGCGAAACGCGCGTGGCGATCGTCGATGACAAGGGCCAGGTGGATTCGTCTCCGCAAGCGCGGCAGATCATGGCATTGCTGGCTGATCAGATCAGCTGA
- the pcaF gene encoding 3-oxoadipyl-CoA thiolase, translated as MKDAFVCDAIRTPFGRYAGSLSSVRADDLGAVPLRALMERNKEVDWEAVEEVIYGCANQAGEDNRNVARMSALLAGLPVGVPGSTVNRLCGSGMDAIGIAARAVKSGEAGLLVAGGVESMSRAPFVMGKATSAFSRQADIYDTTIGWRFVNPLMKKQYGVDSMPETAENVADDYKVSREDQDAFALRSQQKAARAQKDGSLAQEITPVTIPQKKGDAIVVDRDEHPRETSLEALAKLKGVVRPDGSVTAGNASGVNDGACALLIADEDSAKRHGLTPRARILGMATAGVPPRVMGIGPGPASQKLLARLGMTIDQMDVIELNEAFASQGLAVLRMLGVGDDDPRVNPNGGAIALGHPLGASGARLVTAATYQLERTGGRFALCTMCIGVGQGIAMVIERV; from the coding sequence ATGAAAGATGCATTCGTATGTGACGCGATCCGCACGCCGTTCGGCCGCTACGCCGGCTCGCTGTCGTCGGTGCGCGCGGACGATCTGGGCGCCGTGCCGCTGCGCGCGCTGATGGAGCGCAACAAGGAAGTGGACTGGGAAGCTGTCGAGGAAGTCATCTACGGCTGCGCGAATCAGGCGGGCGAAGACAACCGCAACGTCGCGCGCATGTCGGCGCTGCTCGCGGGCCTGCCGGTCGGCGTGCCCGGTTCCACGGTGAATCGTCTCTGCGGTTCGGGCATGGACGCGATCGGCATCGCGGCGCGCGCCGTCAAGTCGGGCGAGGCGGGGTTGCTCGTCGCGGGCGGCGTCGAAAGCATGAGCCGCGCGCCGTTCGTCATGGGCAAGGCGACGAGCGCGTTCTCGCGTCAGGCCGATATCTACGATACGACCATCGGCTGGCGCTTCGTCAATCCGCTGATGAAGAAGCAGTACGGCGTCGACTCGATGCCGGAGACCGCCGAGAACGTCGCCGACGACTACAAGGTGAGCCGCGAAGATCAGGACGCGTTCGCGCTGCGCAGCCAGCAGAAGGCGGCGCGCGCGCAGAAGGACGGCTCGCTCGCGCAGGAAATCACGCCGGTCACGATTCCGCAGAAGAAGGGCGATGCGATCGTCGTCGATCGCGACGAGCATCCGCGCGAAACGAGCCTCGAAGCGCTGGCCAAGCTCAAGGGCGTCGTGCGCCCGGACGGCAGCGTGACGGCGGGTAATGCGTCGGGCGTCAACGACGGCGCCTGCGCGCTTCTGATCGCCGACGAAGACAGCGCGAAGCGCCACGGCCTCACGCCGCGCGCGCGCATCCTCGGCATGGCGACCGCTGGCGTGCCGCCGCGCGTGATGGGCATCGGGCCGGGTCCGGCGTCGCAGAAGCTGCTCGCGCGTCTTGGCATGACCATCGACCAGATGGACGTGATCGAGCTGAACGAAGCCTTCGCGTCTCAAGGGCTCGCGGTGCTGCGCATGCTGGGCGTCGGCGACGACGATCCGCGCGTCAATCCGAACGGCGGCGCAATTGCGCTCGGGCATCCGCTCGGCGCGAGCGGCGCGCGGCTCGTGACGGCGGCGACGTATCAACTCGAACGCACCGGCGGCCGCTTCGCGCTGTGCACCATGTGCATCGGCGTGGGTCAGGGCATTGCGATGGTCATCGAACGCGTCTGA
- a CDS encoding DNA-binding protein — MSNIQLDIEWTDAASRKIEKLMPRNANKDAFLALPPVECLPMEGDVLFLGPAGKQQPFIVAERQYHHDGEADWTIILILDVPHETH; from the coding sequence ATGAGCAATATTCAACTCGATATCGAATGGACCGACGCGGCATCGCGCAAGATCGAGAAACTGATGCCGCGCAACGCCAACAAGGACGCGTTCCTGGCGCTGCCGCCGGTCGAGTGCCTGCCGATGGAAGGCGACGTGCTGTTTCTCGGGCCGGCAGGCAAGCAGCAGCCGTTTATCGTGGCGGAACGTCAGTATCACCATGACGGCGAAGCGGACTGGACCATCATCCTGATCCTGGATGTCCCGCACGAAACGCACTGA
- a CDS encoding 3-carboxy-cis,cis-muconate cycloisomerase, which translates to MFDSTGRLTDLICGSEAANAVWSPRATVQAMLDVEAALARASAKAGVIPASAVDAIVAACDADNIDAAALMSGAAAGGNLAIPLVKQLTAVVKTRDGEAAKYVHWGATSQDIIDTGVVLQLRAALDLLDADLRTLADALADQADKHRATPMIGRTWLQQALPITLGLKFAQWLDAVTRHRARLSDVRARALALQFGGAAGTLASLRDKALPTARALADDLRLALPALPWHTQRDRIAEAASFFGMLTGTLGKIARDISLMMQTELGEVAEPSAAGKGGSSTMPHKRNPVGCAAVLTAATRAPNLVATIFAGMVQEHERALGGWQAEWEALPDLARLTSGALANVKDIVPGLEVNVGRLAANLNATNGLVLGEAVMLALGDAIGRLDAHKLVEGASKAAVASGQSLFDVLATDETVSAHLSQARLKELLDPANYVGQAQAFVDAAIAQHRQYQDQDSEQ; encoded by the coding sequence ATGTTCGACTCCACCGGACGACTGACCGACCTCATCTGCGGCAGTGAAGCGGCCAACGCGGTCTGGTCGCCGCGCGCCACCGTGCAGGCCATGCTCGACGTGGAAGCGGCGCTCGCGCGCGCGTCGGCCAAAGCGGGCGTGATTCCCGCGAGCGCCGTCGATGCGATCGTCGCCGCGTGCGACGCCGACAACATCGACGCGGCGGCGCTGATGTCGGGCGCGGCCGCGGGCGGCAATCTCGCGATTCCGCTCGTCAAGCAGTTGACCGCCGTCGTCAAGACGCGCGACGGCGAAGCCGCGAAGTACGTGCATTGGGGCGCGACGAGCCAGGACATCATCGACACGGGCGTGGTGCTGCAATTGCGCGCGGCGCTCGATCTGCTGGACGCGGACCTGCGCACGCTTGCCGACGCGCTCGCGGATCAGGCGGACAAGCATCGCGCGACGCCGATGATCGGCCGCACGTGGCTGCAACAGGCGCTGCCGATCACGCTCGGCCTAAAGTTCGCGCAATGGCTGGACGCGGTGACACGTCATCGCGCGCGTCTTTCCGATGTGCGCGCACGCGCGCTCGCGCTCCAGTTCGGCGGCGCGGCGGGCACGCTCGCGAGCCTGCGCGACAAGGCGCTGCCGACGGCGCGCGCGCTCGCCGACGATCTGCGCCTCGCGCTGCCTGCGCTGCCTTGGCATACGCAGCGCGATCGGATCGCGGAAGCGGCGTCGTTCTTCGGCATGCTGACGGGCACGCTCGGCAAGATCGCGCGGGACATTTCGCTCATGATGCAGACGGAACTCGGCGAAGTGGCCGAGCCGTCGGCGGCGGGCAAGGGCGGCTCGTCGACGATGCCGCACAAGCGCAACCCGGTCGGCTGCGCGGCCGTGCTCACGGCGGCCACGCGCGCGCCGAATCTCGTCGCGACGATCTTCGCGGGCATGGTGCAGGAACACGAGCGCGCGCTCGGCGGCTGGCAAGCCGAGTGGGAAGCGTTGCCGGACCTCGCGCGGCTGACGTCGGGCGCGCTCGCCAACGTGAAGGACATCGTGCCGGGGCTCGAAGTCAACGTCGGACGGCTCGCAGCGAATCTGAACGCGACGAACGGCCTCGTGCTCGGCGAGGCCGTGATGCTCGCGCTCGGCGACGCCATCGGCCGGCTCGACGCGCACAAGCTCGTCGAAGGCGCGTCGAAGGCGGCGGTCGCGAGCGGTCAGTCGCTCTTCGACGTGCTCGCCACGGACGAAACGGTCAGCGCGCATCTGTCGCAAGCGCGTCTCAAGGAACTGCTCGATCCGGCGAACTACGTCGGTCAGGCTCAGGCGTTCGTCGATGCCGCCATCGCGCAGCATCGCCAGTATCAAGACCAAGATTCGGAGCAATAA
- the aceB gene encoding malate synthase A: MTHPSNPLALPEGMAISAEIKPGFEAILTPGALAFVAMLHRRFEPRRQELLAARLERTKRLDAGERPGFLEESKAIREGDWTVAPLPKDLQCRRVEITGPVERKMIINALNSGADSYMTDFEDSNAPAWENQIVGQINLKEAVRRTISLEQNGKSYTLNDKTATLIVRPRGWHLDEKHVTVDGQRVSGGIFDFALYLFHNAKELIARGSGPYFYLPKMESHLEARLWNDIFISAQEGVGIPRGTIRATVLVETILAAFEMDEILYELREHSAGLNAGRWDYIFSAIKKFKNDPDFCLADRSQITMTVPFMRAYALELLKTCHKRNAPAIGGMSALIPIKNDPAANDKAMGGVRSDKARDATDGYDGGWVAHPGLVPVAMEEFVKVLGDKPNQIEKQRPDVQVTAHDLLDFRPEAPITEAGLRNNVNVGIHYLGSWLAGNGCVPIHNLMEDAATAEISRSQVWQWIRSPKGKLEDGRKVTAAMVREIIIDELEKVKQSVGGAGSDTKPYERAAKIFETMSTSEQFTEFLTLPLYEEI, encoded by the coding sequence ATGACGCACCCTTCGAACCCGCTCGCGTTGCCGGAAGGCATGGCCATTTCGGCTGAGATCAAGCCCGGCTTCGAAGCCATTCTGACGCCCGGGGCGCTCGCGTTCGTCGCAATGCTGCATCGCCGGTTCGAGCCGCGCCGTCAGGAACTGCTCGCCGCGCGCTTGGAGCGCACCAAGCGCCTCGACGCGGGCGAGCGCCCCGGCTTTCTCGAAGAATCGAAGGCGATCCGCGAAGGCGACTGGACCGTCGCGCCGCTGCCGAAGGATCTGCAATGCCGGCGCGTCGAAATCACCGGCCCGGTCGAGCGCAAGATGATCATCAACGCGCTCAACTCCGGCGCGGATTCGTACATGACCGACTTCGAGGATTCGAACGCGCCCGCGTGGGAGAACCAGATCGTCGGCCAGATCAACCTCAAAGAAGCCGTGCGCCGGACGATCTCGCTCGAGCAGAACGGCAAGTCGTACACGCTCAACGACAAGACCGCGACGCTGATCGTGCGTCCGCGCGGCTGGCATCTCGACGAGAAGCACGTGACCGTCGACGGCCAGCGCGTGTCGGGCGGCATCTTCGACTTCGCGCTTTATCTCTTCCACAACGCGAAGGAACTGATCGCTCGCGGCAGCGGCCCGTACTTCTATCTGCCGAAGATGGAAAGCCATCTCGAAGCGCGTCTGTGGAACGACATCTTCATCTCGGCGCAGGAAGGCGTCGGCATCCCGCGCGGCACGATTCGCGCGACCGTGCTCGTCGAGACGATTCTCGCCGCGTTCGAAATGGACGAGATTCTCTATGAGCTGCGCGAACATAGCGCCGGCCTGAACGCGGGCCGCTGGGACTACATTTTCTCGGCGATCAAGAAGTTCAAGAACGATCCCGACTTCTGCCTCGCGGACCGTTCGCAGATCACGATGACGGTGCCGTTCATGCGCGCCTACGCGCTCGAATTGCTGAAGACGTGCCACAAGCGCAACGCGCCCGCCATCGGCGGCATGTCCGCGCTGATTCCGATCAAGAACGATCCCGCCGCGAACGACAAGGCGATGGGCGGCGTGCGCTCCGACAAGGCGCGCGATGCCACCGACGGCTACGACGGCGGCTGGGTCGCGCACCCGGGGCTCGTGCCGGTCGCGATGGAAGAGTTCGTCAAGGTGCTCGGCGACAAGCCGAATCAGATCGAAAAGCAGCGCCCCGATGTGCAAGTGACCGCGCACGACTTGCTCGATTTCCGCCCGGAAGCGCCGATCACCGAAGCGGGCCTGCGCAACAACGTGAACGTCGGCATCCATTACCTCGGATCGTGGCTTGCGGGCAATGGCTGCGTGCCGATTCACAACCTGATGGAAGACGCCGCCACGGCGGAGATTTCGCGCTCGCAAGTGTGGCAGTGGATTCGTTCGCCGAAGGGCAAGCTCGAAGACGGCCGCAAGGTCACGGCCGCGATGGTGCGCGAGATCATCATCGACGAACTGGAGAAGGTGAAACAAAGCGTCGGCGGCGCGGGCAGCGATACGAAGCCGTATGAGCGCGCCGCGAAGATCTTCGAAACGATGTCGACCTCGGAGCAGTTCACCGAATTCCTGACGCTGCCGCTGTACGAAGAAATCTGA